A genomic segment from Nicotiana tabacum cultivar K326 chromosome 7, ASM71507v2, whole genome shotgun sequence encodes:
- the LOC107760702 gene encoding auxin-responsive protein SAUR36-like — protein MGKFRGFVLKHRVTTLFRCMYRRQRSPARYRRLDTIPSWGTKSISRFLSWTQRLKTRAKAICNKANCSRSGRSYMQIGQDPIEEEAVTVPKGHLAVYVGQKDGDYRRVLVPVIYINHPLFSELLREAEDEYGFNHPGGITIPCRISEFERVQTRIKQGRVR, from the coding sequence ATGGGAAAGTTCCGAGGTTTTGTGCTCAAACACCGGGTCACCACACTTTTCCGATGCATGTACCGGAGACAGCGTTCGCCGGCGAGGTACCGGCGGCTGGACACAATTCCAAGTTGGGGTACAAAATCCATTTCTAGGTTCTTGAGCTGGACCCAACGCCTCAAGACAAGAGCCAAGGCTATATGCAACAAAGCTAATTGTTCCAGGTCGGGTCGGAGCTACATGCAAATCGGGCAAGACCCGATTGAAGAGGAAGCTGTAACGGTGCCAAAAGGTCACTTGGCAGTTTATGTGGGACAAAAAGATGGTGATTACAGGAGGGTTTTGGTTCCTGTAATATATATAAATCACCCTTTGTTTAGTGAGTTGCTGAGAGAGGCTGAAGACGAATACGGGTTTAATCACCCGGGTGGTATCACAATTCCTTGTCGTATCTCGGAGTTTGAGCGTGTCCAGACCCGGATCAAACAGGGTCGGGTCAGGTAA